The following is a genomic window from Deltaproteobacteria bacterium.
ACCTACCGCTTCTCGGTCTCGTGGCCGCGCGTGCAGCCGTTCGGCGCGGGCGAGCCGAACGAGAAGGGGCTCGGCTTCTACTCGCGGCTGGTCGACGAGCTGCTCGCGGCCGGGATCAAGCCCTGCCTCACGCTCTACCACTGGGACCTGCCGCAGGCGCTGCAGGACCGCGGCGGCTGGGCCGACCGCGACACCGCGCAGCGTTTCGCCGAGTACGCCCAGATCGTCTTCGCGCAGCTCGGCGACCGGGTGACCCGCTTCGTCACCCACAACGAGCCGATGATCACCGCGATCCTGGGCCACCGCGTCGGCCTGCTCGCGCCGGGCATTCGCGACCTGCGCATCACCGGCCGCGCGATCCACCACCTGCTGCTCTCGCACGGGCTCGCGGTCGCCGCGTACCGCGCCTCGGGCCGGCGCGGCGAGATCGGCATCACCAACGCGAACACGAGCTACGAGCCCGCCGATGCGAGCCCGGAGTCACTGCGCGCCTGCGAGCTCGCGCGGGACTTCGACACGCGCACCTGGCACGGTCCGGTTTACGGGCGCGGCTACCCCGAGTCGGTGCTGCGCTACTACGCCGAGCGCGGCGCGGCGCTGCCGATCGAGGGCGACGACCTGAAGGCGATCGCGGCGCCCACCGACTTCCTGGGCGTGAACCTGTACAGCCGCCAGCGCGTGCTCGCCGACGCCAGCCGCGGCGTCGGCTTCCGCGACGCGCCCCCCACGCTCCCCGTGCTGCCGATGGGCTACGAGGCGGCGCCCTTCGCGCTCGGCGACTTCCTGCGCTTCGTCTCCGCCGAGTACGGCCGCCCGCGCATCTACGTTACCGAGAACGGCGTCTGCGACAACACCGCGCCCGGCGCCGACGGCCGCGTCGACGACGTGCAGCGCATCGAGCTTCTGCGCGGCTTCCTCGCCGGAATGCACGCCGCGATCGCCGACGGCTCCGCCGACGTCCGCGCCTACTACGTCTGGTCCCTGCTCGACAACTTCGAGTGGGCCTTCGGCAACTCCAAGCGCTTCGGCATCGTCTGGACCGACTTCGCGACGCAGGCGCGGATTCCCAAGGCGAGTGCCGCGTTCTTCTCGGATGTGATCCGCAGGAACGGGGTCGAGATCTAGGCCGGCGTCACGACCACGCAAACACCGGCTGCTCGAAGTGCGCGACGCGCGTGCTGCGCCCGTGCAGCGCGACTTCTCGCAGCTGGTACAGAACGGCGGCGGTCGGCGCGTGGATGTTCGTGGCGAGCGAGGGGATCGGCAGCGAGAGGACCGGGCGATCGCTCTCGGGGATCGCGCTGATCAGCGGGATCTCGGGGCCGTCGAGCTCGGCGACCGGCACGACGTGCACGGCGGCGACCTCGTCGGGGTTGGGCGTGAGAGCGCGTGCGGAGCCGCCCCAGCAGACCACGGGCGTGATCAGGTAGCCGGAGCGGGTGACGAAGTCGTCGAGCTGGCCGAGCACGCAGGCGGGGTCGAGCGCGAGGCCGAGCTCCTCGTCGAGCTCGCGAAGCGCGGTCTCTTCGGGG
Proteins encoded in this region:
- a CDS encoding CoA pyrophosphatase, encoding MDQFGPGLRARVQAHLARFERHARPDPALVRAAVAATLIGDDSGRACFLITRRTSGLRNHPGQWALPGGRVDPGETPEETALRELDEELGLALDPACVLGQLDDFVTRSGYLITPVVCWGGSARALTPNPDEVAAVHVVPVAELDGPEIPLISAIPESDRPVLSLPIPSLATNIHAPTAAVLYQLREVALHGRSTRVAHFEQPVFAWS
- a CDS encoding beta-glucosidase; translated protein: MAFVTFPKGFEWGAATAAYQIEGAHREDGRGLSIWDVFCQQPGRVMGGDSGEVACDHYHRYRDDVALMKRLCLQTYRFSVSWPRVQPFGAGEPNEKGLGFYSRLVDELLAAGIKPCLTLYHWDLPQALQDRGGWADRDTAQRFAEYAQIVFAQLGDRVTRFVTHNEPMITAILGHRVGLLAPGIRDLRITGRAIHHLLLSHGLAVAAYRASGRRGEIGITNANTSYEPADASPESLRACELARDFDTRTWHGPVYGRGYPESVLRYYAERGAALPIEGDDLKAIAAPTDFLGVNLYSRQRVLADASRGVGFRDAPPTLPVLPMGYEAAPFALGDFLRFVSAEYGRPRIYVTENGVCDNTAPGADGRVDDVQRIELLRGFLAGMHAAIADGSADVRAYYVWSLLDNFEWAFGNSKRFGIVWTDFATQARIPKASAAFFSDVIRRNGVEI